One genomic region from Cellulomonas hominis encodes:
- the gyrB gene encoding DNA topoisomerase (ATP-hydrolyzing) subunit B, with amino-acid sequence MNGTPAYDASAITVLEGLEAVRKRPGMYIGSTGERGLHHLVYEVVDNSVDEALAGYCDHIEVTLLADGGVRVVDNGRGIPVAIHPTEGRPTVEVVMTILHAGGKFGGGGYAVSGGLHGVGISVVNALSTKVQTVVKRDGFAWEMDFADGGKPASELRKGEATTDTGTSQTFWADPSIFETVEFDFETLRSRFQQMAFLNKGLQISLTDERPQHTDTDDEVAGSDGVTEAPSTARKVTYKYDGGLVDYVKHLNSAKKVDLVHPEVIDFEAEDTERKISVEVAMQWTSAYSESVHTYANTISTTEGGTHEEGFRAAMTSLVNRYARDKGILKDKDDNLTGDDIREGLTAVVSIKLGEPQFEGQTKTKLGNTEAKTFVQRVVNEQFGDWLDSHPNEARDVIRKAIQASQARLAARKAREATRRKGLLESNSMPGKLKDCQSNNPAECEIFIVEGDSAGGSAVRGRNPQTQAILPLRGKILNVERARLDRALGNAEVQALITAFGTGIGEDFDISKLRYHKIVLMADADVDGQHIRTLLLTLLYRYMPELILKGHVYMAQPPLFRIKWSNSPHDYVYSDRERDAVLADGQANGKRIPKENGIQRYKGLGEMDYSELWETTMAPEHRTLLQVTLDEAAAADEIFSVLMGEDVESRRSFIQRNARDVRFLDI; translated from the coding sequence GTGAACGGGACTCCCGCCTACGACGCGTCCGCGATCACGGTCCTCGAGGGTCTCGAGGCGGTCCGCAAGCGTCCCGGCATGTACATCGGCTCCACCGGCGAGCGCGGCCTGCACCACCTGGTGTACGAGGTCGTCGACAACTCCGTCGACGAGGCCCTGGCCGGCTACTGCGACCACATCGAGGTCACGCTGCTGGCCGACGGCGGCGTGCGTGTCGTCGACAACGGCCGCGGCATCCCCGTCGCGATCCACCCCACCGAGGGCCGGCCGACCGTCGAGGTCGTCATGACCATCCTGCACGCGGGCGGCAAGTTCGGCGGCGGCGGCTACGCGGTGTCCGGCGGCCTGCACGGCGTCGGCATCTCCGTGGTGAACGCGCTGTCCACCAAGGTGCAGACCGTCGTGAAGCGCGACGGCTTCGCCTGGGAGATGGACTTCGCGGACGGCGGCAAGCCGGCGAGCGAGCTCCGCAAGGGCGAGGCGACCACCGACACCGGCACGTCGCAGACGTTCTGGGCCGACCCGAGCATCTTCGAGACGGTCGAGTTCGACTTCGAGACCCTGCGCTCCCGGTTCCAGCAGATGGCCTTCCTCAACAAGGGCCTGCAGATCTCGCTGACCGACGAGCGCCCGCAGCACACCGACACCGACGACGAGGTGGCCGGCAGCGACGGCGTCACGGAGGCCCCGTCGACCGCCCGCAAGGTCACGTACAAGTACGACGGCGGCCTGGTCGACTACGTGAAGCACCTGAACTCCGCCAAGAAGGTCGACCTGGTGCACCCCGAGGTCATCGACTTCGAGGCCGAGGACACCGAGCGCAAGATCTCGGTCGAGGTCGCGATGCAGTGGACCAGCGCCTACTCGGAGTCGGTGCACACCTACGCGAACACCATCTCCACCACCGAGGGCGGCACGCACGAGGAGGGCTTCCGCGCGGCGATGACCTCGCTGGTCAACCGCTACGCGCGCGACAAGGGCATCCTCAAGGACAAGGACGACAACCTCACCGGCGACGACATCCGCGAGGGCCTGACGGCCGTCGTGTCGATCAAGCTCGGGGAGCCGCAGTTCGAGGGCCAGACCAAGACCAAGCTCGGCAACACCGAGGCCAAGACCTTCGTGCAGCGCGTGGTCAACGAGCAGTTCGGCGACTGGCTGGACTCCCACCCGAACGAGGCCCGGGACGTCATCCGCAAGGCCATCCAGGCCTCCCAGGCGCGGCTCGCCGCCCGCAAGGCCCGCGAGGCCACCCGTCGCAAGGGGTTGCTCGAGTCGAACTCCATGCCGGGCAAGCTCAAGGACTGCCAGTCCAACAACCCGGCCGAGTGCGAGATCTTCATCGTCGAGGGCGACTCCGCCGGCGGCTCCGCGGTCCGCGGCCGCAACCCGCAGACCCAGGCGATCCTCCCGCTGCGCGGCAAGATCCTCAACGTCGAGCGGGCCCGGCTCGACCGGGCGCTCGGCAACGCCGAGGTCCAGGCGCTCATCACGGCGTTCGGCACCGGCATCGGCGAGGACTTCGACATCTCGAAGCTCCGGTACCACAAGATCGTGCTCATGGCCGACGCCGACGTCGACGGCCAGCACATCCGGACCCTGCTGCTCACGCTGCTCTACCGGTACATGCCCGAGCTGATCCTCAAGGGCCACGTGTACATGGCGCAGCCGCCGCTGTTCCGCATCAAGTGGTCGAACTCCCCGCACGACTACGTGTACTCGGACCGGGAGCGCGACGCCGTGCTGGCCGACGGCCAGGCGAACGGCAAGCGGATCCCCAAGGAGAACGGGATCCAGCGCTACAAGGGTCTGGGCGAGATGGACTACTCGGAGCTCTGGGAGACCACCATGGCCCCCGAGCACCGCACGCTGCTGCAGGTCACGCTCGACGAGGCGGCCGCGGCGGACGAGATCTTCTCCGTGCTCATGGGCGAGGACGTCGAGTCCCGCCGCTCGTTCATCCAGCGCAACGCGCGCGACGTGCGGTTCCTGGACATCTGA
- a CDS encoding DUF721 domain-containing protein translates to MPADDPTPTPPAGPEDGAAPEVDPAVPVAEQLEITPAAQMAKMSLARFRSVARSKGYRPGQQARGRSPLSPAERGGPGVHPRDPQTVSATMASLFRDRGWVQEVSVGGVVGRWRDVVGDQIADHCTPETFAEGVLVVRTDSTAWAQQLKMLAPQLVRRMAEDVGEGVVKDVRVLGPAGPGFGRGKRSVRGRGARDTWG, encoded by the coding sequence GTGCCGGCTGACGACCCCACCCCCACGCCGCCGGCCGGCCCCGAGGACGGGGCGGCGCCGGAGGTCGACCCCGCCGTCCCGGTCGCGGAGCAGCTGGAGATCACGCCGGCCGCGCAGATGGCGAAGATGTCGCTCGCCCGGTTCCGGTCCGTCGCCCGGTCGAAGGGCTACCGGCCCGGCCAGCAGGCCCGCGGGCGCTCGCCCCTGTCCCCCGCCGAGCGCGGCGGCCCGGGCGTGCACCCCCGGGACCCGCAGACCGTGTCCGCCACGATGGCCTCCCTGTTCCGGGACCGCGGCTGGGTGCAGGAGGTGTCCGTCGGCGGGGTCGTCGGCCGGTGGCGGGACGTCGTGGGCGACCAGATCGCCGACCACTGCACGCCGGAGACGTTCGCCGAGGGGGTCCTCGTGGTCCGGACCGACTCGACGGCGTGGGCGCAGCAGCTGAAGATGCTGGCCCCGCAGCTCGTGCGGCGGATGGCGGAGGACGTCGGCGAGGGTGTCGTGAAGGACGTCCGGGTGCTCGGTCCGGCCGGCCCGGGCTTCGGCCGGGGCAAGCGCTCGGTGCGCGGCCGCGGCGCCCGCGACACGTGGGGCTGA
- the recF gene encoding DNA replication/repair protein RecF (All proteins in this family for which functions are known are DNA-binding proteins that assist the filamentation of RecA onto DNA for the initiation of recombination or recombinational repair.) — MYVSHLSLTDFRSYHQVDLTFEPGITALVGPNGQGKTNLVEAIGYVSTFSSHRVPTDAPLVRAGAPAAVVRSRIVRAQDDGSERALVIDIQLGSGRSNRVKLNGAPSRARDVVGALRSVLFAPEDLALVKGDPDGRRRFLDELAVQVTPRLAGVFSEYDRVVRQRTALLKSAAGFRGSRSNLDLSTLDVWDAKLAELGAQVVVARQAVIAALDPYVGDAYERVSEGQGAARVGYRSSLAAALADDGGGPGPGTGPGPHEGATPQAVEEQMLAALARVRPKELERGVCLVGPHRDDLTLTLGDLPAKGYASHGESWSFALALRLASYDLLTHGPRPGTDGEVAGLWVADSGPDGEPVLMLDDVFAELDARRRERLAEMVAGARQVFVTAAVPGDVPARLAGARYDVLASEVARAG, encoded by the coding sequence ATGTACGTCTCGCACCTGTCCCTGACGGACTTCCGGTCGTACCACCAGGTCGACCTGACCTTCGAGCCGGGGATCACCGCGCTCGTCGGGCCGAACGGGCAGGGCAAGACGAACCTCGTCGAGGCGATCGGCTACGTCTCGACGTTCTCGAGCCACCGCGTGCCGACCGACGCCCCGCTCGTGCGTGCGGGCGCGCCGGCGGCCGTGGTCCGCTCCCGGATCGTGCGGGCGCAGGACGACGGCTCCGAGCGGGCGCTCGTCATCGACATCCAGCTCGGGTCGGGCCGGTCGAACCGCGTGAAGCTCAACGGCGCGCCGTCCCGGGCCCGCGACGTGGTCGGCGCGCTGCGCTCCGTGCTGTTCGCGCCGGAGGACCTCGCGCTGGTCAAGGGCGACCCGGACGGCCGGCGCCGGTTCCTCGACGAGCTCGCGGTGCAGGTGACGCCCCGGCTCGCGGGGGTGTTCTCGGAGTACGACCGCGTCGTGCGGCAGCGGACCGCGCTCCTGAAGTCGGCGGCGGGGTTCCGCGGGTCCCGGTCGAACCTCGACCTCAGCACGCTCGACGTGTGGGACGCCAAGCTCGCGGAGCTCGGGGCGCAGGTGGTCGTGGCCCGGCAGGCGGTGATCGCCGCGCTCGACCCCTACGTCGGCGACGCGTACGAGCGGGTCTCCGAGGGCCAGGGTGCCGCGCGGGTCGGGTACCGGTCCTCGCTCGCGGCCGCGCTGGCCGACGACGGCGGCGGTCCGGGACCCGGGACCGGACCGGGACCGCACGAGGGCGCGACCCCGCAGGCGGTCGAGGAGCAGATGCTCGCCGCCCTGGCCCGGGTGCGCCCCAAGGAGCTCGAGCGGGGCGTGTGCCTGGTGGGCCCGCACCGCGACGACCTCACGCTGACGCTCGGCGACCTGCCCGCGAAGGGCTACGCGAGCCACGGGGAGTCGTGGTCGTTCGCCCTGGCGCTGCGGCTCGCGTCCTACGACCTCCTCACCCACGGGCCGCGCCCCGGGACGGACGGCGAGGTGGCCGGCCTGTGGGTCGCCGACTCCGGGCCCGACGGCGAGCCGGTGCTCATGCTCGACGACGTGTTCGCCGAGCTCGACGCCCGGCGCCGCGAGCGGCTGGCCGAGATGGTCGCGGGCGCGCGCCAGGTGTTCGTGACGGCGGCGGTGCCGGGCGACGTGCCCGCGCGGCTGGCCGGTGCCCGGTACGACGTGCTGGCGTCGGAGGTCGCCCGTGCCGGCTGA
- the gnd gene encoding phosphogluconate dehydrogenase (NAD(+)-dependent, decarboxylating), whose product MRIGLVGLGRMGANMRDRMRRAGIDVTGYDRNPEVSDVASLADLVAALPAGERIVWVMVPAGAVTHGVIDELGGLLTAGDLVIDGGNSYFGDDKGHGEQLGAKGIHFLDVGVSGGVWGLANGYGLMVGGDQAQVERAMPLFDALRPEGPREEGFVHAGAIGAGHYAKMVHNGIEYGLMQAYAEGYELLAAKDIVTDVAGTMKAWQRGTVVRSWLLELLVKALEEDQDFEAIDDWVADSGEGRWTVDEAIEAAVPLPVITAALFARFQSRQEESPAMKAVAALRQQFGGHAVRAASAPISGDAPAGVRSEG is encoded by the coding sequence ATGCGGATCGGCCTGGTGGGTCTGGGCAGGATGGGCGCGAACATGCGCGACCGGATGCGGCGCGCGGGGATCGACGTCACGGGCTACGACCGGAACCCGGAGGTCTCCGACGTCGCGTCGCTCGCCGACCTCGTCGCGGCGCTCCCGGCCGGTGAGCGGATCGTCTGGGTGATGGTTCCGGCCGGCGCGGTCACGCACGGTGTGATCGACGAGCTGGGCGGCCTGCTGACCGCCGGCGACCTCGTCATCGACGGCGGCAACTCGTACTTCGGGGACGACAAGGGCCACGGCGAGCAGCTGGGCGCGAAGGGGATCCACTTCCTCGACGTCGGCGTCTCCGGCGGCGTGTGGGGCCTGGCGAACGGCTACGGCCTCATGGTCGGCGGCGACCAGGCGCAGGTCGAGCGCGCGATGCCGCTGTTCGACGCGCTGCGCCCTGAGGGCCCGCGCGAGGAGGGCTTCGTGCACGCCGGGGCGATCGGCGCCGGGCACTACGCGAAGATGGTGCACAACGGCATCGAGTACGGCCTCATGCAGGCCTACGCCGAGGGCTACGAGCTCCTGGCCGCGAAGGACATCGTCACCGACGTCGCCGGCACGATGAAGGCCTGGCAGCGCGGCACGGTCGTGCGCTCCTGGCTGCTCGAGCTCCTGGTCAAGGCGCTCGAGGAGGACCAGGACTTCGAGGCGATCGACGACTGGGTCGCCGACTCGGGCGAGGGCCGCTGGACGGTGGACGAGGCGATCGAGGCCGCCGTCCCGCTGCCCGTGATCACCGCGGCGCTGTTCGCGCGGTTCCAGTCGCGCCAGGAGGAGTCCCCCGCGATGAAGGCGGTCGCCGCGCTCCGCCAGCAGTTCGGCGGGCACGCCGTCCGCGCGGCAAGCGCCCCGATCTCCGGCGACGCCCCCGCGGGCGTGCGCTCGGAGGGCTGA
- the dnaN gene encoding DNA polymerase III subunit beta, giving the protein MKFRVERDVLAEAVTWIARSLPTRPPVPVLAGVRIEAGTDGVLRLASFDYEVSARSEIAADVSEPGTVLVSGRLLAEISRALPAKPVDVHLEGTKVTVTCGASRFTLLTMPVEEYPQLPAMPALTGTVDGDELTKAVAQVTVAASRDDTLPLLTGVRVEIEGEKVTLLATDRYRLALRELTWKPAFPDVSQIALVRARTLSDAAKSLGASGSVNVGLATGQGVDLIGFEAGGRHTTSLLVDGDYPAVRRLFPDESPIHAVVNTQLLADAAKRVALVAERNTPIRLTFSDGQVVLDAGQGDDAQASEALEATLVGDDIAVAFNPQFLLDGLGALTTSFVRLSFTHPNKPVEFTGQESLEGEDLKEYRYLLVPIRFAS; this is encoded by the coding sequence ATGAAGTTCCGCGTCGAACGCGACGTCCTCGCAGAAGCCGTCACGTGGATCGCCCGCAGCCTGCCCACCCGTCCCCCGGTCCCCGTGCTGGCCGGCGTCCGCATCGAGGCCGGCACCGACGGCGTGCTGCGCCTCGCGAGCTTCGACTACGAGGTCTCCGCCCGGTCCGAGATCGCGGCCGACGTCAGCGAGCCCGGGACGGTCCTCGTCTCCGGCCGCCTGCTCGCCGAGATCTCCCGCGCGCTGCCGGCCAAGCCGGTCGACGTGCACCTCGAGGGCACCAAGGTCACCGTCACCTGCGGCGCGAGCCGGTTCACGCTCCTGACCATGCCGGTCGAGGAGTACCCGCAGCTCCCTGCGATGCCCGCCCTGACCGGCACGGTCGACGGCGACGAGCTCACGAAGGCCGTCGCCCAGGTCACCGTCGCCGCCAGCCGGGACGACACCCTCCCGCTGCTCACCGGCGTCCGCGTCGAGATCGAGGGCGAGAAGGTCACGCTGCTCGCGACCGACCGCTACCGCCTCGCGCTCCGCGAGCTCACGTGGAAGCCGGCGTTCCCGGACGTCTCCCAGATCGCGCTCGTGCGCGCCCGGACCCTCTCGGATGCCGCGAAGTCCCTCGGGGCCTCCGGCTCGGTCAACGTCGGCCTCGCCACGGGCCAGGGCGTCGACCTCATCGGATTCGAGGCCGGCGGCCGCCACACCACGTCGCTGCTGGTCGACGGCGACTACCCCGCCGTGCGCCGGCTGTTCCCGGACGAGTCGCCGATCCACGCCGTGGTGAACACGCAGCTCCTGGCGGACGCCGCCAAGCGCGTGGCCCTGGTCGCGGAGCGGAACACCCCGATCCGCCTGACCTTCTCCGACGGCCAGGTGGTCCTGGACGCCGGGCAGGGCGACGACGCGCAGGCGTCCGAGGCCCTCGAGGCCACGCTCGTCGGCGACGACATCGCCGTCGCGTTCAACCCGCAGTTCCTGCTGGACGGCCTCGGCGCGCTGACCACGTCGTTCGTCCGGCTGTCGTTCACGCACCCGAACAAGCCGGTGGAGTTCACCGGCCAGGAGTCGCTCGAGGGCGAGGACCTCAAGGAGTACCGCTACCTCCTGGTCCCCATCCGCTTCGCCTCCTGA
- the dnaA gene encoding chromosomal replication initiator protein DnaA produces MAQLEVSPDITPRQLAFVRLAKPLGLLDGTMLLAVGNDLTKDYLETRVRQEVSDALATALGREARFAITVDPSLETGAAGLTATPPTARGPEDEPVPAAAPAATGHPSTGDSAHVEPVRAEPFRREPAGPTPSVEPARLNPKYLFETFVIGSSNRFAHAAAVAVAEAPAKAYNPLFIYGDSGLGKTHLLHAIGHYARNLYPSVRVRYVNSEEFTNDFINSISEGRAGAFQRRYREVDVLLIDDIQFLQGKEQTMEEFFHTFNTLHNANKQIVLTSDLPPKQLNGFEDRMRSRFEWGLITDVQPPDLETRIAILRKKSANDKLQAPDDVHEYIASKISTNIRELEGALIRVTAFANLNRQQVDLSLAEIVLKDLITDDDQADITATAVIGQTAAYFGLTIEDLCGSSRSRVLVTARQIAMYLCRELTDLSLPKIGQAFGGRDHTTVMHANRKIRELMAERRSIFNQVTELTNRIKQESRG; encoded by the coding sequence ATGGCGCAGCTCGAGGTGAGCCCGGACATCACGCCGCGCCAGCTCGCCTTCGTCCGGCTCGCGAAGCCGCTCGGCCTGCTCGACGGGACGATGCTGCTGGCGGTCGGCAACGACCTGACCAAGGACTACCTGGAGACGCGGGTCCGGCAGGAGGTCTCCGACGCCCTCGCCACCGCCCTCGGCCGCGAGGCCCGGTTCGCGATCACCGTCGACCCCTCGCTGGAGACGGGCGCCGCCGGCCTCACCGCCACGCCGCCGACGGCCCGGGGCCCGGAGGACGAGCCCGTCCCCGCCGCAGCGCCGGCCGCCACGGGCCACCCGAGCACCGGGGACAGCGCGCACGTCGAGCCCGTCCGCGCCGAGCCGTTCCGGCGGGAGCCCGCCGGCCCGACGCCGAGCGTCGAGCCGGCCCGCCTGAACCCGAAGTACCTGTTCGAGACCTTCGTCATCGGCTCGTCCAACCGGTTCGCGCACGCTGCGGCCGTGGCCGTGGCCGAGGCCCCCGCGAAGGCGTACAACCCGCTGTTCATCTACGGCGACTCGGGTCTGGGCAAGACGCACCTGCTGCACGCCATCGGGCACTACGCCCGGAACCTGTACCCGTCGGTGCGGGTGCGCTACGTGAACTCCGAGGAGTTCACCAACGACTTCATCAACTCCATCTCGGAGGGCAGGGCCGGGGCGTTCCAGCGCCGCTACCGCGAGGTGGACGTCCTGCTCATCGACGACATCCAGTTCCTGCAGGGCAAGGAACAGACGATGGAGGAGTTCTTCCACACGTTCAACACCCTGCACAACGCGAACAAGCAGATCGTGCTGACGTCCGACCTGCCGCCGAAGCAGCTCAACGGCTTCGAGGACCGGATGCGGTCCCGGTTCGAGTGGGGACTCATCACCGACGTCCAGCCGCCGGACCTCGAGACCCGCATCGCGATCCTCCGGAAGAAGTCCGCCAACGACAAGCTCCAGGCGCCGGACGACGTCCACGAGTACATCGCCTCCAAGATCTCGACGAACATCCGCGAGCTCGAGGGCGCGCTGATCCGGGTCACGGCCTTCGCGAACCTCAACCGGCAGCAGGTGGACCTGTCGCTGGCCGAGATCGTGCTGAAGGACCTCATCACCGACGACGACCAGGCGGACATCACCGCGACGGCCGTCATCGGGCAGACGGCGGCGTACTTCGGCCTCACGATCGAGGACCTGTGCGGGTCGTCCCGCTCGCGCGTCCTGGTGACCGCCCGGCAGATCGCGATGTACCTGTGCCGCGAGCTCACCGACCTGTCGCTGCCGAAGATCGGCCAGGCGTTCGGCGGCCGCGACCACACCACCGTCATGCACGCGAACCGCAAGATCCGCGAGCTCATGGCCGAGCGGCGCTCGATCTTCAACCAGGTCACCGAGCTGACCAACCGCATCAAGCAGGAGAGCCGCGGCTGA
- the rpmH gene encoding 50S ribosomal protein L34 produces the protein MSKRTFQPNNRRRAKTHGFRLRMRTRAGRAILAARRRKGRAELSA, from the coding sequence GTGAGCAAGCGGACCTTCCAGCCGAACAACCGGCGGCGCGCCAAGACCCACGGCTTCCGTCTGCGCATGCGGACCCGTGCCGGCCGCGCGATCCTCGCCGCCCGCCGGCGCAAGGGTCGCGCCGAGCTGTCGGCCTGA
- the rnpA gene encoding ribonuclease P protein component — protein MLPAAHRMRRSADFERAVRGGARAGRNTLVVHLVTRTDPGPGPAVGFVVSKGVGNAVTRNLVKRRLRALTADRLGSLPADADLVVRALAPAAEVDYATLGRDLDGALRTAARRRDERAASGVAGGSR, from the coding sequence GTGCTGCCCGCCGCACACCGGATGCGCCGGTCCGCCGACTTCGAGCGGGCCGTGCGCGGCGGTGCGCGGGCCGGGCGGAACACGCTCGTGGTGCACCTCGTGACGCGAACCGACCCCGGACCTGGTCCGGCGGTCGGTTTCGTCGTGTCCAAGGGTGTCGGCAACGCGGTGACGCGGAACCTCGTGAAGCGCCGGCTGCGAGCCCTCACGGCCGACCGCCTGGGCAGCCTGCCGGCCGACGCGGACCTCGTGGTCCGGGCGCTCGCGCCCGCCGCCGAGGTCGACTACGCCACGCTCGGCCGGGACCTCGACGGCGCCCTGCGCACGGCGGCACGCCGCCGGGACGAGCGCGCCGCCTCCGGTGTCGCCGGGGGGTCGCGATGA
- the yidD gene encoding membrane protein insertion efficiency factor YidD gives MSGAAGAPGSAVARGLRGVVRLPRRLLVLLIRGYQRFLSPLTPPTCRFYPSCSAYAVIALERHGVIRGTRLAVWRILRCNPWNPGGIDDVPPAGSHRRHPHGAVASAH, from the coding sequence ATGAGCGGCGCCGCGGGCGCTCCGGGGTCCGCGGTCGCCCGCGGGCTGCGCGGCGTCGTCCGGCTGCCGCGCCGCCTGCTCGTGCTCCTGATCCGCGGGTACCAGCGGTTCCTGTCCCCGCTCACCCCGCCGACCTGCCGGTTCTACCCGTCGTGCTCCGCCTACGCCGTCATCGCCCTCGAGCGGCACGGCGTCATCCGGGGCACGCGGCTGGCGGTCTGGCGCATCCTGCGCTGCAACCCGTGGAACCCGGGCGGCATCGACGACGTTCCACCGGCGGGGTCGCACCGTCGACACCCGCACGGCGCGGTCGCCTCCGCGCACTGA
- the yidC gene encoding membrane protein insertase YidC — protein MSWFDGLLYPIMVVVAWIMVQFHSFFDWLGLDPAGGAAWGLSIVGLVIVMRILLIPLFFKQIKASRGMQMLAPDMKKIQAKYKGKTDPASREAMSRETMELYRKHGTNPFSSCLPILAQSPIFFALFRVLNSLPLLASGEYPRPNLGPLTQDLAAQAESATILGAPLSATFMNADQFGSAAMNVRIVTILLVVAMSVTTFTTQRQLTMKNMPPAALEGPMAQQQKMLMYVFPLIFAFSGVNFPIGVLIYWTTTNLWSMGQQFYTIRKMPAPGSQAEAAMQARKAKKAAHRGVTIEEGGSTLTIEEARPVSGQRQQPVRKDRAKKSGGPKPAGTASSASSAPTAGGPSAASGAGTGAASGAGTGAASGKGQAGGAAKGQAGAAGSGSGGSGSGGSGKKKRGAGGAAGAAGGSTEATPRTGKTDD, from the coding sequence ATGAGCTGGTTCGACGGCCTGCTGTACCCGATCATGGTCGTGGTCGCCTGGATCATGGTCCAGTTCCACTCCTTCTTCGACTGGCTCGGGCTCGACCCGGCCGGCGGGGCGGCGTGGGGCCTGTCGATCGTCGGCCTCGTGATCGTCATGCGGATCCTCCTGATCCCGCTCTTCTTCAAGCAGATCAAGGCGTCCCGCGGCATGCAGATGCTCGCGCCGGACATGAAGAAGATCCAGGCGAAGTACAAGGGGAAGACCGACCCCGCGTCCCGCGAGGCGATGAGCCGCGAGACGATGGAGCTCTACCGGAAGCACGGCACGAACCCGTTCTCGTCCTGCCTGCCGATCCTGGCGCAGTCCCCGATCTTCTTCGCCCTGTTCCGGGTGCTGAACTCGCTGCCGCTGCTCGCCTCGGGGGAGTACCCGCGGCCGAACCTCGGGCCGCTGACGCAGGACCTCGCCGCGCAGGCGGAGAGCGCCACCATCCTGGGCGCGCCGCTGTCGGCCACCTTCATGAATGCCGACCAGTTCGGCTCGGCGGCGATGAACGTCCGGATCGTCACGATCCTGCTCGTCGTCGCGATGTCGGTCACGACGTTCACCACCCAGCGCCAGCTGACGATGAAGAACATGCCGCCGGCCGCCCTCGAGGGCCCGATGGCGCAGCAGCAGAAGATGCTGATGTACGTCTTCCCGCTGATCTTCGCCTTCTCCGGCGTGAACTTCCCGATCGGTGTCCTCATCTACTGGACCACGACCAACCTGTGGTCGATGGGTCAGCAGTTCTACACGATCCGCAAGATGCCGGCCCCGGGCTCGCAGGCCGAGGCCGCGATGCAGGCACGGAAGGCCAAGAAGGCGGCCCACCGGGGGGTGACGATCGAGGAGGGCGGCAGCACCCTCACGATCGAGGAGGCGCGACCCGTGTCCGGCCAGCGGCAGCAGCCGGTGCGCAAGGACCGGGCGAAGAAGTCCGGTGGGCCGAAGCCGGCCGGGACCGCGTCCAGCGCGTCGTCGGCACCGACCGCGGGCGGTCCCTCGGCGGCGTCCGGGGCCGGGACCGGGGCGGCGTCCGGGGCCGGGACCGGGGCGGCGTCCGGGAAGGGCCAGGCCGGCGGAGCCGCGAAGGGCCAGGCCGGTGCGGCCGGCTCGGGCTCGGGCGGCTCGGGCTCGGGCGGCTCGGGCAAGAAGAAGCGCGGCGCCGGCGGCGCGGCAGGGGCGGCGGGCGGCTCGACCGAGGCCACCCCGCGCACCGGCAAGACCGACGACTGA
- a CDS encoding protein jag — MTTPTDATGEAGAASRLEEEGEIAADYLEELLDIADLDGDIDIDVDHGRAAVEIVAEEGTEHALRRLVGQDGEVLDALQELTRLAVQAKTGDRSRLMLDIAGYRAARKAELVTVAERAIAEARESGTEVSLEPMNPFERKVVHDAVAAAGLSSDSEGIEPARYVVIKPAV; from the coding sequence ATGACCACACCGACCGACGCGACCGGCGAGGCCGGCGCCGCCTCCCGCCTCGAGGAGGAGGGCGAGATCGCGGCCGACTACCTCGAGGAGCTGCTCGACATCGCCGACCTCGACGGCGACATCGACATCGACGTCGACCACGGCCGCGCGGCCGTCGAGATCGTCGCCGAGGAGGGCACCGAGCACGCGCTCCGCCGGCTCGTCGGCCAGGACGGCGAGGTGCTCGACGCGCTGCAGGAGCTGACCCGGCTCGCGGTCCAGGCGAAGACCGGTGACCGCAGCCGTCTGATGCTCGACATCGCCGGCTACCGCGCTGCTCGGAAGGCCGAGCTCGTCACGGTCGCTGAGCGGGCGATCGCCGAGGCGCGGGAGTCCGGCACCGAGGTGTCGCTCGAGCCGATGAACCCGTTCGAGCGCAAGGTCGTGCACGACGCGGTGGCCGCAGCGGGGCTGTCCTCCGACTCGGAGGGCATCGAGCCGGCGCGGTACGTGGTGATCAAGCCCGCCGTCTGA